In one Streptomyces sp. NBC_00597 genomic region, the following are encoded:
- a CDS encoding adenylosuccinate lyase, with protein sequence MNDVLERLRTEAGPSPRYEELLAADPDALADSLTSAGLPLWARELAAYRLGLAGDRRAFEALVLLLNHRDPPRCAAAAEALAVLGDPRTARAAAALATNTLRTAYALQPVRLLTALRAPESVPALMATLARLLSPHDPYWRVALACVEGLGALADPRSRELLTSAQSHPRLARAATAALRRLS encoded by the coding sequence GTGAACGACGTGCTGGAGCGCCTGCGAACGGAAGCCGGACCGTCCCCCCGGTACGAGGAACTGCTCGCCGCGGACCCCGACGCCCTGGCCGACTCCCTGACCTCCGCCGGCCTGCCCCTGTGGGCCCGCGAACTGGCCGCGTACCGCCTCGGCCTGGCCGGGGACCGGCGGGCCTTCGAAGCCCTGGTCCTGCTCCTCAACCACCGCGACCCGCCCCGCTGCGCGGCCGCCGCCGAAGCCCTGGCCGTACTGGGCGACCCGCGCACCGCCCGGGCGGCGGCGGCACTCGCCACCAACACCCTGCGCACGGCCTACGCCCTCCAGCCGGTCCGGCTCCTCACGGCCCTGCGCGCCCCCGAATCGGTGCCGGCCCTGATGGCCACGCTGGCCCGGCTGCTGTCCCCGCACGACCCGTACTGGCGGGTGGCCCTGGCCTGCGTCGAGGGCCTGGGCGCCCTCGCCGACCCCCGCTCCCGCGAACTCCTCACCAGCGCCCAGTCCCACCCCCGCCTCGCACGGGCGGCAACCGCCGCGCTGCGCAGGCTGAGCTGA
- the ccrA gene encoding crotonyl-CoA carboxylase/reductase: protein MKDILDAIQSQAATPADFAALPLPDSYRAITVHKDEAEMFAGLTTREKDPRKSLHLDQVPVPELGPGEALVAVMASSVNYNSVWTSIFEPVSTFSFLERYGRLSELTKRHDLPYHVIGSDLAGVVLRTGPGVNAWKPGDEVVAHCLSVELESSDGHNDTMLDPEQRIWGFETNFGGLAEIALVKSNQLMPKPDHLSWEEAASPGLVNSTAYRQLVSRNGAGMKQGDNVLIWGASGGLGSYATQFALAGGANPICVVSSPEKADICRAMGAEAVIDRNAEGYKFWKDEHTQDPKEWKRFGKRIRELTGGEDIDIVFEHPGRETFGASVYVTRKGGTITTCASTSGYMHEYDNRYLWMSLKRIVGSHFANYREAWEANRLVAKGKIHPTLSKVYSLEETGQAAYDVHRNLHQGKVGVLALAPEEGLGIRNQELRAQHIDAINRFRNV from the coding sequence GTGAAGGACATCCTGGACGCGATCCAGTCGCAGGCCGCTACGCCCGCCGACTTCGCGGCCCTGCCGCTCCCCGACTCGTACCGCGCGATCACCGTGCACAAGGACGAGGCGGAGATGTTCGCGGGGCTCACCACCCGTGAGAAGGACCCGCGCAAGTCCCTGCACCTCGACCAGGTCCCGGTGCCGGAGCTCGGCCCGGGCGAGGCCCTCGTGGCCGTCATGGCCTCGTCGGTCAACTACAACTCCGTGTGGACGTCGATCTTCGAGCCGGTGTCCACCTTCAGCTTCCTGGAGCGCTACGGGCGCCTGTCGGAGCTCACCAAGCGCCACGACCTCCCGTACCACGTCATCGGCTCGGACCTCGCGGGCGTCGTGCTGCGCACCGGCCCCGGCGTCAACGCCTGGAAGCCCGGCGACGAGGTCGTCGCCCACTGCCTCTCGGTCGAGCTGGAGTCCTCCGACGGCCACAACGACACGATGCTCGACCCCGAGCAGCGCATCTGGGGCTTCGAGACCAACTTCGGCGGCCTGGCGGAGATCGCACTCGTCAAGTCCAACCAGCTGATGCCGAAGCCGGACCACCTCAGCTGGGAGGAGGCCGCCTCCCCCGGCCTGGTCAACTCCACCGCCTACCGCCAGCTGGTCTCCCGCAACGGCGCCGGCATGAAGCAGGGCGACAACGTCCTGATCTGGGGCGCCAGCGGCGGCCTCGGCTCGTACGCCACCCAGTTCGCACTGGCCGGCGGCGCCAACCCGATCTGCGTGGTCTCCTCCCCCGAGAAGGCGGACATCTGCCGCGCGATGGGCGCCGAGGCGGTCATCGACCGCAACGCCGAGGGCTACAAGTTCTGGAAGGACGAGCACACCCAGGACCCCAAGGAGTGGAAGCGCTTCGGCAAGCGCATCCGCGAGCTGACCGGCGGCGAGGACATCGACATCGTCTTCGAGCACCCCGGCCGCGAGACCTTCGGCGCCTCCGTCTACGTCACCCGCAAGGGCGGCACGATCACCACCTGCGCCTCGACCTCGGGCTACATGCACGAGTACGACAACCGCTACCTGTGGATGTCGCTCAAGCGGATCGTCGGCTCGCACTTCGCCAACTACCGCGAGGCCTGGGAGGCCAACCGCCTGGTGGCCAAGGGCAAGATCCACCCGACGCTGTCCAAGGTCTACTCCCTGGAGGAGACCGGCCAGGCCGCGTACGACGTCCACCGCAACCTCCACCAGGGCAAGGTCGGCGTCCTCGCGCTCGCCCCCGAGGAGGGCCTGGGCATTCGCAACCAGGAGC
- a CDS encoding alpha/beta hydrolase, producing the protein MLHPAKKRGHFKKRAVVLLSIATATVAAAVTSPAGAAPSAATPAGTTPAAAPAALRWTACTTPRYPTLQCASLKVPLDHDHPAGRQISLALTRVPHTAATSQGPLLVNPGGPGGSGRTLAGYIASALPKDVAAQYDVIGFDPRGVGKSEPTLDCGPGHFTPVRPDSVPLDAQTEQANLDRVKSFAESCQTKHADVLPYIGTVSAARDIEVLRGALGAAKLSYFGYSYGTYLGAVYAKLHPDRVHRLVLDSVVDPGGVWYEDNLAQDQAFDARHKAFLAWVAQYDEKYGLGTDPAEVEERWYAMRDSLRATPAGGKVGPAELEDTYMPGGYYNGYWPVLAEAFSAYAAKADPKPLVAAYERFGAVEPSAGNSYSVYTAVQCRDSAWPKDWNQWRADMWRTHAKAPFMTWNNAWYNAPCAFWRTEPLAAPDVTNADLPPALLLQATDDAATPFEGALSMKGKLKGAALVVEEGGGNHGVSLSGNKCLDEKVGTYLRTGEASDATCAAQPAPKPTTSTRAVPPSAGGTALHGLLGFRG; encoded by the coding sequence ATGCTGCACCCCGCGAAGAAGCGCGGCCACTTCAAGAAGCGCGCCGTCGTCCTGCTGTCGATCGCCACGGCGACCGTGGCCGCCGCCGTCACGAGCCCGGCGGGCGCCGCCCCGTCGGCCGCGACCCCGGCCGGTACGACCCCGGCCGCCGCGCCCGCCGCGCTGCGCTGGACCGCCTGCACGACGCCGCGCTATCCGACGCTGCAGTGCGCCTCCCTCAAGGTCCCGCTCGACCACGACCACCCGGCCGGCCGGCAGATCTCCCTGGCCCTGACCAGGGTCCCGCACACCGCCGCCACGTCCCAGGGCCCGCTGCTGGTCAACCCCGGCGGCCCGGGCGGCAGCGGCCGGACCCTGGCCGGGTACATCGCGTCCGCGCTCCCCAAGGACGTGGCCGCCCAGTACGACGTGATCGGCTTCGACCCCCGGGGCGTCGGCAAGAGCGAGCCCACCCTGGACTGCGGGCCCGGCCACTTCACCCCGGTACGCCCGGACTCCGTGCCCCTCGACGCGCAGACCGAGCAGGCCAACCTGGACCGGGTGAAGTCCTTCGCCGAGTCCTGCCAGACCAAGCACGCGGACGTGCTCCCGTACATCGGCACCGTCTCGGCCGCCCGCGACATCGAGGTGCTGCGCGGCGCGCTGGGCGCGGCGAAGCTCAGCTACTTCGGCTACTCGTACGGGACCTACCTGGGCGCGGTGTACGCCAAGCTCCACCCGGACCGGGTGCACCGCCTCGTCCTGGACTCCGTGGTCGACCCGGGCGGGGTCTGGTACGAGGACAACCTCGCGCAGGACCAGGCGTTCGACGCCCGGCACAAGGCCTTCCTGGCATGGGTGGCCCAGTACGACGAGAAGTACGGGCTGGGCACCGACCCGGCGGAGGTCGAGGAACGCTGGTACGCGATGCGGGACTCCCTGCGCGCGACCCCGGCGGGCGGCAAGGTGGGCCCGGCGGAGCTGGAGGACACCTACATGCCGGGCGGCTACTACAACGGCTACTGGCCGGTGCTCGCCGAGGCCTTCTCCGCGTACGCGGCGAAGGCGGACCCCAAGCCGCTGGTGGCGGCGTACGAGCGGTTCGGGGCGGTGGAGCCCTCCGCGGGCAACAGCTACAGCGTGTACACGGCGGTGCAATGCCGTGACTCGGCCTGGCCGAAGGACTGGAACCAGTGGCGCGCGGACATGTGGCGCACCCACGCGAAGGCGCCGTTCATGACCTGGAACAACGCCTGGTACAACGCGCCGTGCGCGTTCTGGCGGACGGAGCCGCTGGCGGCGCCGGACGTGACCAACGCCGACCTCCCGCCGGCCCTGCTGCTCCAGGCGACGGACGACGCGGCGACCCCGTTCGAGGGAGCGCTGAGCATGAAGGGGAAGCTGAAGGGCGCGGCGCTGGTGGTCGAGGAGGGCGGCGGCAACCACGGGGTCTCGCTCAGCGGCAACAAGTGCCTGGACGAGAAGGTGGGGACGTACCTGCGAACGGGCGAGGCCTCGGACGCGACCTGCGCCGCCCAGCCGGCCCCGAAGCCGACCACGTCGACCCGGGCGGTCCCCCCGTCGGCGGGCGGCACGGCCCTCCACGGCCTCCTGGGATTCCGCGGCTGA
- a CDS encoding RidA family protein: MTTMPAATPAPHHLTRVSAPEGVAASPQYSHVVWGTGRFVAVSGQCAFDEKGEVVGEGDAAAQARQVFDNLGRCLAAAGATFDDVVKLTYFVTDVAHLPALRQARDAVIPADRLPASSAVQVAALVRPELLLEVEAFAILPTGD, from the coding sequence ATGACCACCATGCCTGCGGCCACGCCCGCCCCCCACCACCTCACGCGCGTCTCCGCCCCCGAGGGCGTCGCCGCCAGCCCCCAGTACAGCCACGTCGTCTGGGGCACCGGGCGGTTCGTGGCCGTCTCCGGGCAGTGCGCCTTCGACGAGAAGGGCGAGGTGGTCGGCGAGGGCGACGCCGCCGCCCAGGCCCGGCAGGTGTTCGACAACCTGGGCCGGTGCCTGGCGGCGGCCGGGGCCACGTTCGACGACGTGGTGAAGCTGACCTACTTCGTCACGGACGTGGCCCACCTCCCGGCGCTGCGGCAGGCGCGCGACGCCGTCATCCCCGCCGACCGGCTGCCGGCGTCCTCGGCGGTCCAGGTCGCCGCCCTCGTCCGCCCCGAGCTCCTGCTGGAGGTGGAGGCCTTCGCGATCCTCCCGACGGGCGACTGA
- a CDS encoding M55 family metallopeptidase, with amino-acid sequence MKILVSADMEGATGVTWPADVLPGTPEWERCRHLFTSDVNAAVLGFLDGGADRVLINEAHWTMRNLLLEQLDERAEMLTGRHKSLSMVEGVQHGDVDGVAFVGYHTGAGTPGVLAHTYLANSITGVWLNGVRASEGLLNAHVVAEYGVPVVLVTGDDLTCVDADGYAPDAVKVAVKDHVSRYAAVCRTPARTAADIRAAAKEATALAVRREPVRGGPYAVELEFDAEHLATTATVVPGVERSGERRVAYTSETMYEGIRAFKAVTTVVSAAVEEQYG; translated from the coding sequence ATGAAGATCCTCGTCTCCGCCGACATGGAAGGCGCCACGGGCGTCACCTGGCCCGCCGACGTCCTGCCCGGCACCCCCGAGTGGGAGCGTTGCCGCCACCTGTTCACCTCCGACGTGAACGCGGCCGTGCTCGGCTTCCTCGACGGCGGCGCCGACCGGGTCCTCATCAACGAGGCCCACTGGACCATGCGGAACCTGCTGCTCGAACAGCTCGACGAGCGGGCCGAGATGCTCACCGGCCGCCACAAGTCCCTCAGCATGGTCGAGGGCGTCCAGCACGGCGACGTCGACGGCGTCGCGTTCGTCGGCTACCACACCGGCGCCGGCACGCCCGGCGTCCTCGCCCACACCTACCTCGCCAACTCCATCACCGGGGTCTGGCTGAACGGCGTCCGTGCGAGCGAGGGCCTGCTCAACGCGCATGTCGTCGCCGAGTACGGAGTGCCGGTCGTCCTCGTCACCGGCGACGACCTGACCTGCGTCGACGCCGACGGCTACGCGCCGGACGCGGTCAAGGTCGCCGTCAAGGACCACGTCTCCCGCTACGCCGCGGTCTGCCGCACCCCGGCCCGCACCGCCGCCGACATCCGGGCCGCCGCCAAGGAGGCCACGGCCCTCGCCGTCCGCCGGGAGCCGGTGCGCGGCGGCCCGTACGCCGTGGAGCTGGAGTTCGACGCGGAGCACCTGGCGACGACGGCGACCGTCGTCCCGGGCGTCGAACGCTCCGGGGAACGCAGGGTCGCGTACACAAGCGAGACGATGTACGAGGGGATCCGGGCCTTCAAGGCGGTCACGACGGTCGTCTCGGCGGCCGTGGAGGAGCAGTATGGCTGA
- a CDS encoding M20/M25/M40 family metallo-hydrolase, with protein MPAVTQESPAGEPGSVADPVDRTALDEAVEFTSGLIRIDTTNRGGGDCRERPAAEYVAERLAAAGLEPVLLERTPGRTNVVARIEGTDPGAEALLVHGHLDVVPAEPADWSVDPFSGEVRDGVVWGRGAVDMKNMDAMVLAVVRAWARAGVKPRRDVVIAYTADEEDSAVDGSGFLADQHPHLFDGCTEGLSESGAFTVHNGPGQALYPIAAGERGTAWLKLTAHGTAGHGSKPNRANAVSRLAAAVARIGEYRWPVRLTDTVVACITELAALQGLSVAPRARGFDLDAVLGKLGPAGLLVEATVRNSANPTMFSAGYKLNVIPGTATAYVDGRVLPGGEAEFIATLDALTGPDVTWEFHHREVALEAPVDGRTYGILRESVERFDPDGHVVPFCMAGGTDAKQFSRLGITGYGFSPLKLPPGFDYWSLFHGVDERVPVDALHFGVRVLDHALRTL; from the coding sequence ATGCCCGCAGTCACCCAGGAGAGCCCCGCCGGGGAGCCCGGATCCGTAGCGGACCCGGTGGACCGGACGGCGCTCGACGAAGCCGTCGAGTTCACCTCCGGCCTGATCCGCATCGACACCACCAACCGCGGCGGCGGCGACTGCCGCGAGCGCCCCGCCGCCGAGTACGTCGCCGAGCGGCTCGCCGCGGCCGGCCTGGAACCGGTCCTCCTCGAACGCACCCCCGGCCGCACCAACGTGGTGGCCCGGATCGAGGGCACCGACCCGGGCGCCGAGGCCCTCCTCGTCCACGGCCACCTCGACGTGGTCCCCGCCGAACCCGCCGACTGGAGCGTGGACCCCTTCTCCGGGGAGGTCCGCGACGGTGTGGTCTGGGGCCGCGGCGCCGTCGACATGAAGAACATGGACGCGATGGTGCTGGCCGTCGTACGGGCCTGGGCGCGCGCGGGGGTCAAGCCCCGCCGGGACGTCGTCATCGCCTACACCGCCGACGAGGAGGACAGCGCGGTCGACGGCTCGGGATTCCTGGCCGACCAGCACCCGCACCTGTTCGACGGCTGCACCGAGGGCCTGAGCGAATCCGGTGCCTTCACGGTGCACAACGGCCCCGGCCAGGCCCTCTACCCGATCGCCGCCGGTGAACGCGGCACCGCCTGGCTCAAGTTGACCGCCCACGGCACGGCCGGGCACGGTTCCAAGCCGAACCGGGCCAATGCCGTCAGCCGACTCGCCGCCGCCGTGGCCCGGATCGGCGAGTACCGGTGGCCCGTCCGGCTCACCGACACGGTCGTCGCCTGCATCACCGAACTCGCCGCCCTCCAGGGCCTGTCGGTCGCCCCCCGCGCCCGCGGATTCGACCTCGACGCGGTCCTCGGCAAGCTCGGCCCGGCCGGCCTCCTCGTGGAGGCGACCGTACGCAACAGCGCCAACCCGACGATGTTCAGCGCCGGTTACAAGCTCAACGTGATTCCGGGGACGGCCACCGCGTACGTGGACGGGCGGGTGCTGCCCGGCGGCGAGGCCGAGTTCATCGCCACGCTCGACGCCCTCACCGGCCCCGACGTCACCTGGGAGTTCCACCACCGCGAGGTGGCCCTCGAAGCCCCCGTGGACGGGCGGACGTACGGGATCCTGCGCGAATCCGTGGAGCGCTTCGACCCCGACGGCCACGTGGTGCCGTTCTGCATGGCGGGCGGCACCGACGCCAAGCAGTTCTCCCGGCTCGGGATCACCGGATACGGCTTCTCCCCGCTGAAGCTGCCCCCGGGCTTCGACTACTGGTCCCTGTTCCACGGCGTGGACGAGCGGGTCCCCGTCGACGCCCTGCACTTCGGGGTGCGCGTCCTCGACCACGCCCTGCGGACCTTGTGA
- a CDS encoding TetR family transcriptional regulator — MSQPAKSSPRATTASDNPESTAGTKAAAQRLKMRRELAAAAMELFATKGYEATTVDEIAATAGVARRTFFRHFRSKEEAIFPDHDDTLTRAEAVLDVAPAHEHPLDTVCRGIKEVMKMYAASPAVSVERYRLTREVPALREREIASVARYERLFTRYLLAHFDETDHHDGNDDPLLAEVAASAVVTAHNHVLRRWLRAGGQGDVEAQLDHAFSIVRKTFGTGIGAGRTLTTGPAPAAPAEVRTQGEVLVAVARTDAPLDEVMRTIEEALRNKQ; from the coding sequence ATGTCCCAGCCCGCCAAGTCCTCGCCCCGCGCCACCACGGCCTCCGACAACCCGGAGAGCACGGCCGGCACCAAGGCGGCCGCGCAGCGGCTCAAGATGCGGCGGGAGCTCGCCGCCGCCGCGATGGAGCTGTTCGCCACCAAGGGGTACGAGGCGACGACGGTCGACGAGATCGCCGCGACGGCGGGGGTGGCGCGCCGGACCTTCTTCCGTCACTTCCGGTCCAAGGAAGAGGCGATCTTCCCGGACCACGACGACACCTTGACCAGGGCCGAGGCGGTGCTGGACGTGGCCCCGGCGCACGAGCACCCGCTCGACACGGTGTGCCGCGGGATCAAGGAAGTCATGAAGATGTACGCCGCCTCGCCGGCGGTGTCGGTGGAGCGCTACCGGCTGACCCGCGAGGTGCCGGCGCTGCGGGAGCGGGAGATCGCCTCGGTGGCCCGGTACGAGCGGCTGTTCACCCGCTACCTGCTGGCCCACTTCGACGAGACCGACCACCACGACGGCAACGACGACCCGCTGCTGGCCGAAGTGGCCGCTTCGGCGGTGGTGACGGCCCACAACCACGTGCTGCGGCGCTGGCTGCGGGCGGGGGGCCAGGGGGACGTGGAGGCACAGCTGGACCACGCCTTCTCGATCGTGCGCAAGACCTTCGGCACGGGGATCGGAGCCGGCCGGACCCTGACCACCGGGCCGGCCCCGGCCGCGCCGGCGGAGGTCCGTACGCAGGGCGAGGTGCTGGTGGCGGTGGCCCGGACGGACGCCCCGCTGGACGAGGTCATGCGGACCATCGAGGAAGCGCTGAGAAACAAGCAGTAG
- a CDS encoding SRPBCC family protein, giving the protein MAQVEATTERIIAADAETVFDALADYTGTRGKLLPEHFSEYEVREGGDGEGTLVHWKLQATSKRVRDCLLEVTEPTDGQLVEKDRNSSMVTTWVVTPAGEGKSKAVVTTVWNGAGGIGGFFERTFAPKGLGRIYDTLLANLAAEVEG; this is encoded by the coding sequence ATGGCGCAGGTCGAGGCCACCACGGAGCGGATCATCGCGGCCGACGCGGAGACGGTGTTCGACGCGCTGGCGGACTACACGGGAACCCGGGGCAAGCTGCTGCCCGAGCACTTCAGCGAGTACGAGGTGCGCGAGGGCGGCGACGGCGAGGGCACCCTCGTCCACTGGAAGCTCCAGGCCACCAGCAAGCGCGTGCGCGACTGCCTGCTGGAGGTCACCGAGCCCACCGACGGCCAGCTCGTGGAGAAGGACCGCAACTCCAGCATGGTGACCACCTGGGTCGTCACCCCGGCCGGCGAGGGCAAGTCCAAGGCCGTGGTCACCACCGTCTGGAACGGCGCCGGCGGCATCGGCGGTTTCTTCGAGCGCACCTTCGCCCCCAAGGGCCTCGGCCGCATCTACGACACCCTGCTGGCCAACCTGGCCGCCGAAGTCGAGGGCTGA
- a CDS encoding 3-hydroxybutyryl-CoA dehydrogenase — MDLPSTSSQSTLQTIAVIGLGTMGTGIAEVLAQAGREVIGIDISDAATRRATAALAAATARSVTRERLTEQEREGVLARFRTFTELSAAADADLVIEVVPEDYELKQRLFRELDAIVRPDTILATGTNALSVTRLAAESQHPERVLGLHFFNPAPAMKLVEVVSSVLTAPPAVEAVTVLARELGKEPVSVGDRPGFVADGLLFGYLNQAAAMYESKYASREDIDAAMRLGCGLPMGPLALLDLIGVDTARTVLEAMYASSGDRLHAPAPILGHLAEAGLTGQKSGRGFYTYVEPGSSTVVRDAQTPLDGARLGEGRPVTSVGVAGSGTMASGIAQVFAQAGFAVVLAARSQEKADAAKAAIGKSLGRAVSKGKLTEENAAQTLERITPAGSLDAFADVDLAVEAVAENLAVKQELFAALDKVCKPGAVLATTTSSLPVIAVARVTSRPQDVIGMHFFNPAPAMKLVEVVRTVLTSDDVHATVREICTKVRKHPVDCGDRAGFIVNALLFPYLNNAVKMVEQHYATLDDIDAAMKLGGGYPMGPFELLDVVGLDVSLAIEKVLHKEFRDPGLAPSPLLEHLVAAGCLGRKTGRGFREYARR; from the coding sequence ATGGACCTTCCGTCCACGTCCAGTCAGTCCACCCTCCAGACCATCGCCGTCATCGGCCTCGGCACCATGGGCACCGGCATCGCCGAGGTCCTCGCCCAGGCCGGCCGCGAGGTCATCGGCATCGACATCAGCGACGCCGCCACCCGCCGGGCCACCGCCGCCCTCGCCGCCGCCACGGCCCGGTCGGTGACCCGCGAGCGGCTCACCGAGCAGGAGCGGGAGGGCGTGCTCGCCCGCTTCCGCACCTTCACCGAGCTGTCCGCCGCCGCCGACGCCGATCTCGTCATCGAGGTCGTCCCGGAGGACTACGAGCTCAAGCAGCGCCTGTTCCGCGAGCTCGACGCGATCGTCCGGCCCGACACGATCCTGGCCACCGGCACCAACGCCCTGTCGGTGACCCGGCTGGCCGCCGAGTCCCAGCACCCCGAGCGCGTGCTCGGCCTGCACTTCTTCAACCCGGCCCCGGCGATGAAGCTGGTCGAGGTCGTCTCCAGCGTCCTGACGGCCCCGCCGGCCGTCGAGGCGGTCACCGTGCTGGCCCGCGAGCTCGGCAAGGAGCCCGTCTCCGTCGGCGACCGCCCCGGCTTCGTCGCGGACGGCCTGCTGTTCGGCTACCTCAACCAGGCCGCCGCGATGTACGAGTCGAAGTACGCCTCCCGCGAGGACATCGACGCGGCGATGCGGCTGGGCTGCGGCCTGCCCATGGGCCCGCTCGCCCTGCTCGACCTGATCGGCGTGGACACCGCCCGGACCGTCCTTGAGGCCATGTACGCCTCCTCCGGCGACCGCCTGCACGCCCCGGCCCCGATCCTGGGCCACCTCGCGGAGGCCGGCCTGACCGGGCAGAAGTCCGGCCGCGGCTTCTACACGTACGTGGAGCCGGGCAGCTCCACGGTCGTCCGTGACGCGCAGACCCCGCTGGACGGGGCGCGGCTCGGCGAGGGCCGTCCGGTCACCTCGGTCGGCGTGGCCGGCTCCGGGACCATGGCGAGCGGGATCGCGCAGGTCTTCGCGCAGGCCGGGTTCGCGGTGGTGCTCGCCGCCCGCAGCCAGGAGAAGGCGGACGCCGCGAAGGCCGCGATCGGCAAGTCCTTGGGCCGTGCGGTGTCCAAGGGCAAGCTGACCGAGGAGAACGCGGCGCAGACGCTGGAGCGGATCACTCCGGCCGGCTCGCTGGACGCCTTCGCCGACGTGGACCTGGCCGTGGAGGCCGTCGCCGAGAACCTGGCGGTCAAGCAGGAGCTGTTCGCGGCCCTCGACAAGGTCTGCAAGCCGGGCGCGGTGCTGGCCACCACGACCTCCTCGCTCCCGGTGATCGCGGTCGCCCGCGTGACCTCGCGTCCGCAGGACGTGATCGGCATGCACTTCTTCAACCCGGCGCCGGCGATGAAGCTGGTCGAGGTGGTCCGGACCGTCCTGACCTCGGACGACGTGCACGCCACGGTCCGCGAGATCTGCACGAAGGTGCGCAAGCACCCGGTGGACTGCGGGGACCGGGCCGGGTTCATCGTGAACGCGCTGCTGTTCCCGTACTTGAACAACGCCGTGAAGATGGTCGAGCAGCACTACGCCACCCTCGACGACATCGACGCCGCCATGAAGCTGGGCGGCGGCTACCCGATGGGGCCGTTCGAGCTGCTCGACGTCGTCGGCCTGGACGTCTCGCTGGCGATCGAGAAGGTCCTCCACAAGGAGTTCCGGGACCCTGGTCTGGCCCCGTCCCCGCTGCTGGAGCACCTGGTGGCGGCGGGCTGCCTGGGCCGGAAGACCGGCCGCGGATTCCGTGAGTACGCCCGCCGGTAA